From Myxocyprinus asiaticus isolate MX2 ecotype Aquarium Trade chromosome 49, UBuf_Myxa_2, whole genome shotgun sequence, a single genomic window includes:
- the ippk gene encoding inositol-pentakisphosphate 2-kinase produces MELDKMDENDWKYHGEGNKSLVVSHSQHCRVLRLLKFPSEDSAHTRQTAEQAFLHILNIVDYSKYVMKPLLGEKYVHSGEVVKLPLDFVRQLSLKVQQERPELRCDKVMDTFSGYGLCLPNLTQLHHHLTDHRPPICVEIKPKCGFLPCSRHITKECKSKVCRFCMYQHFKLANGKWKRLSRYCPLDLFSGSKQRMYVAMKNLLEEPQNNLKIFKGGELIYSCKDDAKQQPDLNDLIQHLRPYFPHSNGHYNSHQPGKAVLNEFIQVICSALLSSGDSNRSGEPRKMHLSESRPHCEASPFPRDLLRNGNHGLPKDSVLAKILHVQMLDNLDIEGVYPLYKRVEQYLEEFPKERNRLQIDGPYNESFMDKVKNCPTEDDGSVEYAAGKVHQYRVAMTAKDCSIMITFAPCGEDEENQPNLDIQPAKPRFTYSVSILDLDPKPYEGIPHQYKLDTKIVNYYLRSTQALPSSSLYKERQECTLLFHAV; encoded by the exons ATGGAACTGGATAAAATGGACGAAAATGACTGGAAATATCACGGGGAAGGCAACAAGAGTTTGGTTGTGTCTCATTCGCAG CATTGCCGAGTTCTGCGTCTGTTGAAGTTTCCTTCTGAAGATTCCGCGCATACACGACAG ACTGCAGAACAAGCTTTTCTGCACATCCTCAACATTGTGGATTATAGCAAATATGTCATGAAGCCTTTGCTTGGGGAGAAATACGTTCACAGTGGA GAGGTCGTCAAGCTACCATTGGATTTTGTGAGACAGCTGTCACTGAAAGTCCAGCAAGAACGACCTG AACTACGCTGTGACAAGGTCATGGACACGTTTAGTGGGTATGGCTTATGTCTTCCCAACCTCACCCAGCTCCACCACCACCTCACTGACCACAGACCGCCTATTTGCGTCGAGATTAAG CCAAAATGTGGATTTCTACCCTGTTCAAGACACATTACCAAGGAATGCAAGAGCAAAGTATGCAGATTCTGCATGTATCAGCATTTCAAG TTAGCTAATGGAAAATGGAAGCGACTCAGCAGATATTGCCCCCTGGATCTCTTTTCAGG GAGCAAACAGCGAATGTATGTTGCAATGAAGAACTTGTTAGAGGAACCTCAAAACAACTTGAAAATCTTTAAG GGTGGAGAGTTGATATATAGCTGTAAAGACGACGCCAAGCAGCAGCCCGACTTGAACGATCTCATTCAGCACCTTCGGCCTTATTTCCCTCACAGTAATGGCCACTATAACAGCCACCAGCCTGGCAAAGCTGTCCTCAACGAGTTCATCCAGGTGATCTGTTCCGCCCTGCTGAGCAGCGGGGACTCGAATCGCTCGGGAGAACCGAGAAAGATGCACCTGTCTGAGAGCAGACCGCACTGCGAGGCTAGTCCATTCCCTAGAGATCTGCTCCGCAACG GTAACCACGGTCTCCCTAAAGACAGTGTTCTTGCAAAAATCCTCCATGTTCAGATGTTGGATAACCTGGATATTGAAGGAGTCTACCCACTGTACAAACGAGTGGAACAATATCTGGAAGAGTTCCCCAAAGAAAG AAACAGACTTCAGATAGATGGCCCTTATAATGAGAGTTTCATGGACAAAGTGAAAAACTGTCCCACTGAGGATGACGGCTCTGTAGAATATGCAGCTGGGAAG GTTCATCAGTATAGAGTCGCAATGACCGCCAAAGACTGCTCAATCATGATCACATTTGCACCTTGTGGGGAAGACGAGGA AAACCAGCCGAATCTGGACATCCAACCTGCGAAGCCTCGTTTTACGTATTCGGTCTCCATCTTGGATCTGGACCCCAAGCCATACGAAGGCATTCCTCACCAGTACAAGCTGGACACCAAAATCGTCAACTACTATTTGCGGAGCACGCAGGCTCTACCCTCCTCCAGCCTGTATAAAGAGAGGCAGGAGTGCACGCTGCTTTTCCACGCTGTATGA